From Streptomyces sp. NBC_01551:
GGAGGCGGCCCGCCGGGTCGCGCCCCGCGACATGGACGCGGCCCTCGCCCAGGTCCGCGACATCGAGTCGGTCGGCCGTCAGGCGCTGACCGAGATACGGGAGGCCGTCACCGGCTACCGGGAGGCCAGTCTGGCCGCCGAACTCGACCGGGCCCGGGGCGCGTTGACGGCGGCGGGCATCGAGCCCGTGGTACGGCAGTCCGGACCCCCGCTGCCCCCGCAGGCGGCGGCGCTGCTGGGCTGGGTGGTCCGCGAGTCCGCCACCAACGTGATCCGGCACAGCGGCGCGGCCCTGTGCGAGATAGAGGTGCGGAGCTCCGCCGAGCGGGTCCACCTGGTGATCACCGACGACGGGGGCGGCGTAGGCTCGACCCCGCCGGGCAGTGGCCTGACCGGCCTCACCGAACGCCTCGCGGCGGCCGGTGGAACCCTGGACAGCGGCCCGGCCCCCGGCCGCGGTTTCCGGGTCACCGCCGAACTCCCGGTGGAGCCGGCGGACCGGGGCGAGGAGAGTCGATGATCAGGGTCCTGCTGGCGGAGGACCAGGGCATGATGCGCGGCGCCCTGGCCCTGCTGCTCGGGCTGGAGGAGGACATCGAGGTCGTGGCGCAGGTCGCCGCCGGGGACGAGATCGTGCCCGCCGCCCTGGAGGCCCGGCCCGACGTGGCGCTCCTGGACATCGAACTCCCCGGCCGCAGCGGCCTCGACGCCGCCGCCGACCTGCGTTCCCGGTGCCCCGACTGCCGGGTGCTGATCCTGACCACCTTCGGCCGGCCCGGCTACCTGCGCCGGGCCATGGAGGCCGGGGCCGCCGGGTTCCTGGTCAAGGACGGCCCGGTGGAGGAACTCGCCGCCGCGATACGGCGGGTGCTGGCGGGGGAGACGGTGATCGACCCCGCACTCGCGGCCGCCGCGCTCAGTGCCGGACCGAACCCGCTGACCGCGCGGGAGCGGGACGTGCTGAACGCCGCGGTGGACGGGGCGACCGTGGCCGACATCGCGGCGAAGGTGTTCCTGTCCGAGTCGACGGTACGCAACTACCTGTCCTCGGCGATCGGCAAGACGGGCACCCGCAACCGCATGGAAGCGGTCCGCGCGGCCCGTCGCCAAGGATGGCTCTAGTACGGGCCGTTGACGTTGTCGATCGAGCCGTAGCGGGCGGCCGCGTAGTTGCAGGCGGCGGTGATGTTCGCGACCGGGTCGTACGAGTCCGTGGAGGTGCCGGGCACGTGGTAGGCCCGGAACGTCGGGTCGATGACCTGGAGCAGGCCCTTGGAGGGGATGCCGGCGGCGGCGTTGGAGTCCCAGTTGTTGATGGCCAGCGGGTTGCCCGAGGACTCGCGCATCACGTTGCGGTGGATCCCGTTGTAGCTGCCGGGGATCCCGTGCTTGGCCATGACGTCCAGCGACTGGCGGATCCACCCGTCGAGATTGTTCGCGTAGGTGGTGGCGGCGGCGGGCTTGGCCGCCGTCGCGGTGGCCCGCGCGGCGGCGGCCTTGGCCGCCGTGCCGAGCTTCAGTTTGAGGCCGGGCTGAATGATCGACGGGTTGCTGCCGATGGAGCTCCGGTTGGCCTCGTAAAGTGCCTGCCAGCCGCCGCTTACGGAATGCTCGACCGCGATCTTGGAAAGGGTGTCGCCGCCGATCACGGAATAGGTGAGGGGCGCGGCGGCCTTTTCCGCGGTGGGCGCGACCGCGGGTGCGGACGCGGGCGTGACCGCGGTCACGGAGGCGATCTTGGCGGGCTGCGTGACGGCCGCCCCGGCGGTGGTCGTGCTGATCAGCGGGAGGGCGAGGGCCGCGCCGCCCGTGCCGGCGAATGCCAGCCTGCGGGCGATCGGGTGCTGCTTCGGCCGACGGTGCTTAGCCTTTGCGGGCATGGCGGAATTCCTCACGTGGGGGGTACGGGAGACTCCGGGCGGCGGCCGGATTCGGCAGGGGGCCACCGGGAATGATGGTGACCGTAGGCCTTTCCTCCGGGCGGGAACAAGACTGGAATTTCCCCCGGAGATCGACTTCCCGGAATAGGTCCGTCAAATGACCATGAAGGCACCTTCGCCGGAAGCTCAAATCTCTTTCCGGGATAAGGGAATGGGTCGTTTCGGGAAAATGATGTTGGCGCGTTCCGCGTGACTCACATCACGGTTTAAGGGTGCGAGGGATGAATTCGGACAAGTCGCCCTTCCCTGGTGCCGATTCGGGCGACTCGCCTGATAGTGGCGAATCGCCCACTAGCGGGCGAAGCGGCCGGGAGTCGTGCCCACGAGCCGTTTGAAATGCCGGCTCAGGTGCGACTGGTCGTAGAAGCCGGCCGCGACCGCCACCTCCCCGGGCGGCTGCCCGCCCAGCAGGCTCGCGGCCTCGTCCAGGGTCACCCCCTGGTGCAGCCGTTCGTCGAGGAGTTCCCGCAGGCGGTGCGCCACACCGCGATCCGGCCGCTGCGGGCGCGTGACCAGCCGGGGCCGCAGGTGGGTGTGCAGCCGTTCCCGGATCAGGGCGAGGCGGCTCTGCGCCTCCAGCTCGTCGCCCCGGTCCGCGAGCGCGGTGTGCAGCCGGGCCACGCGTCGGCGCAGGAGGGGATCGACGAGATCGGGCCCGTCCACCGCCGCGCCGATGAGGCCCTCGTCCAGCTGGGTCAGGTCCAGGTAGAGGACCCGCTTGCGAAAGCCGTGGGAGGTCGCGGGCGAGCCGTTGTGCGCCACCTGTGGCGGGAGCAGGGACACGGTGTCGCCCGGAGTGCCGCGCTCGTGCCGGTCCAGGTCGTAGCGGACCGCCCCGTCGTCGACGATGAGCAGCGTCCACACGTCGTGGACGTGCATCGGGTACGCGTGCTCGGTGAAGCGGGCATGGAAGACCTCCACCACCCCCGGGACGTGCGGGCGCCACGCGGAAACCCGCTGCCCGTCCGTCCGACCCGCCACCATGCAAGGAACGTACAAGACCGCCCGGCGCGGGGTTCGGCAGTCTCGGATCATGAACACCGACACCGACACCGACACCGACACCAAGACCGACACCGGCAGCGGAACCGCTCCGGTACGTTTCGACACCAAGATCGCCGTACTGCTGCGCGAGGACCTGGAGACCTGGCAGCGCCTGAACGTGACCGCGTTCCTGGTCAGCGGCCTCGGCTCGGAGCGGCCCGAGGTGATCGGCGAACCGTACGCGGACGCCGACGGCACCCCGTACCTGCCGATGTTCCGCCAGCCCGTCCTCGTCTTCGAGGGCACGAAGGAGACGCTGGCCGCCGCGCACGGCCGCGCCCTGTCCCGGTCGCTTCCCCTCGCGGTGTTCACGTCCGGCCTCTTCGCCACCGGCAACGACCGGGACAACCGCGCGGCGGTGCGGGCGGTGGGGAGGGAGCGGCTGGATCTGGTGGGCATCGCCGTCCACGGGCCGCGCAACGCGGTCGACAAGGTGCTCAAGGGCGCCCGGATGCACCCCTGACCCCGGCCGGGGCCCCTGGGTCAGAGCCGGCCGTCCAGCACGCGCAGGGCTTCCGCCGTCGCCGCGTCGCTCGCCGGGAGCAGCGGAAGGCGGACGTGCGCCGTCGGGATGCGGCCCCGCGCGTGCAGGACCGCCTTGATCACCGTCGGGTTGGGCTCCGCGAAGGCCGCCGCCGACAGGCGCGCCAGCGCGTGGCCCAGCGCCCGCGCCCGGGGGACGTCGCCCGCCGCCCAGGCCTGTCCGAGCTCCACGAAGCGGGCCGTCGCCAGGTGCGCCGAGGCCAGGATCCCGCCCGTGGCACCGAGGGCGAGCATCGGCGAGACGTACGCGTCGTCGCCCGCCAGCACCTGGAACCCGTCCGGCAGTTCGCCCAGCAGCGCCACCGTGTCCTGGTCGATGCCCCCGGCCGCGTACTTGACCCCGGCCACCCCCGGCAGCGCCCCCAGCGCCCGCAGTTGCGCCGCGTCCAGCGGCTGCCCGGTCCGGTACGGGATGTGGTAGACGACCAGCGGTACGGGGCTCACCTCGACCAGCCGGGCGAAGTGCGCGAGCGCCCCCGCCGCCGAAGGCCGTACGAAGGCCGGCACCGTCACCAGCGCGGCCCGCGCCGTCGGCCACCGCTCCAGCCGGGTGAGCGAGGCCTCGGCGGCCCGCGTGCCGCTCGCCCCGGCGCCCACCGTCAGCAGCGCGCCGCGCTCCCGGCAGACCCGGGCGCAGACGTCCGTGACGAGGTCCCGCTCGCCCTCGTCGAGCGAGGCCGTCTCGGCGGTCGTGCCGAGCGCCACGATCCCGGTCGCGCCCGCGTCCAGCACCTCGTGGGCGAGGGCCTCCAGGGCGTCGGCGGCGATGTCCCCGGCCGCCGTGAACGGGGTGATGAGCGGTACGTGGATCCCGTGCAGGGAGAGCCGTGTGTCCTGTCGCGTTTCCATGCCGTCGAGCCTCGCCCACCCGAAGCGTCGAATCCAGTTCGCGTTTCTTACCCGAACCGTAAGCTGAGCCGATGCTCGACGTCCGGCGCCTGCGCCTGCTCCGCGAACTCGCCCGCCGCGGCACCATCGCCGCCGTGGCCGAGGCCCTCGCCTTCAGCCCTTCGGCCGTGTCCCAGCAGCTCGGGGTCCTCGAACGGGAAGCCGGCCTGCCGCTGCTGGAGCGCACCGGCCGCCGGGTCCGGCTGACCCCCGCCGGGGAGGGCCTCGTCCGGCACGCCGAGGCCGTCCTGGAGCGGCTGGAGCAGGCCGAGGCCGATCTCGCCGAAGCGCGCAGCGGCCTCGCCGGCGCCCTGCGCATCGGCTCCTTCCCCACCGCCACCCGGGCCATCGTCCCGGCAGCCCTGGTGAACCTCGCCCGCCGCCACCCGGGACTGGAGCCGATGGTGTCCGAGACCGACCCGGCGGCCGTCGCGCACGCGCTGCGGGCCGGCGACCTGGACGTGGCCCTGGTCCACGAGTACGACTTCGTCCCGGCACCGCAGGAGCCCGGCCTGACCACCGAGCCGCTGTACGGGGAGGCGATGTACTTGGCGGCCCCGGCGGCCCCGGCGGCTCCCGCGGCCTCGCCGGCCCCGCTGGGAACGCCGGCCTCGCCGGGAACGCCGGGTGCGCCGGACGGGGCGGGCTCCGGCCAGCGCGCGGTTCTCCGTACGCACGCGCAGGCACCCTGGATCATGGCCACTCCCGGCACGCTCTGCCACGCCATGACCGTACGGGCCTGCCAGGCGGCCGGATTCACCCCCCGCGTCCGCCATCAGGTCGACGAGTTCGCCACCGTCCTCGCCCTGGTCGCGGCCGGCCAGGGAGTGGCCGTCGTACCGCAGCTCGGCATCACCGGAGCCGACCACGGCGTCGGCCTCACCCGGCTGCTGATGGAACGCCGGACCATGCTCGCCTACCGCAGCGGAGCCGCCGCGCACCCCGCCGTGACCGCCTTCGGCGCGGCGCTGCGGACCGCCGTACCTCCGGAACTGGCCACTCCGCGCGCCGAAGCGTGACACAACTCCCGCACCGCGCCCCGCCCGTGTACGTTCGATGATCCAGACGGATCCGATCAGAGCGGGGTATGACGTGACACATCGCGTACGTGGGGTCATCGCACGGAGCAAGGGCGCACCGGTGGAGACGACGACGATCCTCGTGCCCGACCCCGGCCCCGGCGAGGCGCTCGTGCGGGTCCAGGCCTGCGGGGTCTGCCACACCGACCTGCACTACCGCGAGGGCGGCATCAACGACGAGTTCCCCTTCCTCCTCGGCCACGAGGCGGCCGGAATCGTCGAATCGGTCGGTCCGGACGTCACCTCCGTCGCGCCCGGGGACTTCGTCGTCCTCAACTGGCGCGCGGTGTGCGGCACCTGCCGGGCCTGCAAGCGCGGCCGCCCCTGGTACTGCTTCAACACCCACAACGCCACCCAGCCCATGACCCTGGAGGACGGCACCCCGCTCTCCCCGGCGCTCGGCATCGGCGCCTTCGCCGAGAAGACGCTGGTCGCCGCCGGCCAGTGCACCAAGGTGGACCCGGCCGCCTCCCCGGCCGCCGCCGGACTCCTCGGCTGCGGCGTGATGGCCGGCCTCGGTGCCGCCCTGAACACCGGCAACGTCGGACGCGGGGACTCCGTCGCCGTCATCGGCTGCGGGGGAGTGGGCAACGCGGCCATCGCCGGAGCCCGGCTGGCGGGCGCCTCGCGGATCATCGCCGTCGACCTGGACGACCGCAAGCTGGAGTGGGCCCGGGGCCTCGGCGCCACCCACACCGTCAACGGCCGCACCGAGGACGTCGTCAAGGCCATCCAGGCGCTGACCGGCGGAAACGGCGCGGACGTCGTCATCGAGGCCGTCGGCCGCCCGGAGACCTACCAGCAGGCCTTCTACGCGCGGGACCTGGCGGGCACGGTGGTCCTGGTCGGCGTCCCGACCCCGCAGATGAAGCTCGAACTCCCGCTCCTCGACGTCTTCGGCCGGGGCGGCGCCCTCAAGTCCTCCTGGTACGGGGACTGCCTGCCCGAGCGGGACTTCCCGCTGCTGATCGACCTGTACCTGCAGGGCCGCCTCGACCTCGACGCGTTCGTCTCCGAGACGATCCGGCTCGACGGGGTAGAGGAGGCCTTCGCCCGGATGGAACGCGGCGAGGTGCTCCGCTCGGTCGTCGAGTTCTGACCCCGCCGTCATCACCCGGACCGGGCGGCCCCGCCTCCGGCCGCCCGGTCCGGGCGTCTGACCCAGACTCCCGCACACCCCACCACCGCACCCAGGGAACCCCCGTGACCTCCGATCGCAGCTACCGTCAGCCCGGTGTCGTCCTGACCGACCACCGGTTCACCGTCCCGCTGGACCACGCCCACCCGGAGGGCGAGTCCATCGAGTTGTACGCCCGTGAAGTCGTCGCCACCGGCAAGGACCCCGAGACCCTGCCCTGGCTGCTGTACCTGGAAGGCGGCCCCGGCTTCGGCGCCCGCCGGTTCGTCGGGCGGCAGGCCTGGCTGGAGCGGGCCCTGCGCGAGTACCGGGTGCTCCTCCTCGACCAGCGCGGAACCGGCCGCTCCACCCCGGTGTCCCGGCAGACCCTGCCCCTGCGCGGCACCCCCGAGCGGCAGGCCGCGTACCTCGCCCACTTCCGCACCGACTCGATCGTGCGCGACTGCGAGGCCATCCGCCCCCGCTTTACCGGCGGCGCGCCCTGGACCGTGCTCGGCCAGAGCTTCGGCGGCTTCTGCACCACGAACTACCTCTCCACCGCCCCCGAGGGCCTGACCGCGGCCCTGATCACCGGCGGCCTGCCGTCGCTCGACGCCACCGCCGACGAGGTGTACCGGGCGGCGTACCCCCGGATCGAGCGCAAGAACCTCGCCCACTACGCCCGTTACCCGATGGACGTCGAACGCGCCCGCCGGATCGCCGCCCACCTCGCCGAGAGCCCGGCGGAACTCCCCGGCGGCCACCGCCTCACCGTCGAGGCCTTCCAGTCCCTCGGCATCCTCCTCGGCACCGGCGACGGCAGCCACCAGCTGCACTACCTCCTGGAGGACGCCTTCGTACCGACCCCGGCCGGGTCCGCCCTCTCCGACGCCTTCCTGGAGGGCGTGCGCGCGCAGCTCTCCTTCGCCGGGCACCCGCTGTACGCGCTGATCCACGAATCGATCTACGCCCAGGACCCGGCCGTGCCCACCGGCTGGGCCGCCGAGCGGGTGCGCCCCGAACACCCCCGCTTCGACGCCGCCAAGGCCCTGGCGGGCGACGAGCCGCTCCTGTTCACCGGCGAGACCGTGCACCCCTGGCACTTCACCACCGACCCGGCGCTCGCCCCGCTGCGCGAGACCGCCGAACTGCTGGCCGCCCGTACCGGCTGGGAGCCCCTCTACGACCCGGACCGCCTCGCCGCCAACGAGGTCCCGGTCGCCGCCGCCGTCTACCACGACGACATGTACGTGGACACCGTGCACTCGCTGCGCACCGCCCGCGCGATCCGGGGCCTGCGGACCTGGGTGACGGACGAGTTCGAACACGACGGCGTCCGCGCCGGCGGTACGCGCGTACTGGACCGACTGCTGGCCCTGGCCCGCGACGAGGCCTAGGTAGTTTGACGACACGACCTGGCGCGCCCGCTACGGGCGGGCGTACGAGCCGATGCCGACCAGGCAGTACACGTACTCGTTGACGGGGATCCCGTTGCGGGTGTAGCGGTACGAGAACGCGTACTGGGTCTTGGGGTTGTCGTTGCAGCGGTTGAGGTCGGAGGTCAGCGGGATGCTCTGGATCACCTTGTAGTGCGCGTCGGAGGCCGAGCAGGAGACCTCGCTCACGCCGGTGACGGTCTGCGCGGTCGTCGAGTCCGGCAGCCTTCCGTTGAGGCACGTGCCCCGGTCGAACGGGCTGGGGGCGGCCTCGGAGGGTGAGGCGGCGGGCGGCGCGGCGGCCTCGGTCGAGGGATCGGCGGGGGTGGTCGGGGCGGCCGACTGCGGCGGGGCCGGGGCGGACGAAGGCGGCGTGTACGAGGGCGTGTCGGAGGGGCTGGGCGCCGGGCTGCCGGAGGCGGTGGTGTCGTCGTCGTTCCCGCCGTTCAGCAGGACCAGGCCGACGATCACGGCGGCGACCACGGCGACCGCCACCAGGCACCCCCGCGCGCCTGGTGTGCCCTTCGCCCCCGGGGTGCCCGCCGCCGCGGGGTGTTGCCCCGGGACCGGGACCGGGACCGGGATCGGGATCGGGGCCGTGGTCGGGCCCGCGACCGGGCCTGCGCCCGCGGCCACCCGGATGCGCAGCAGCACATCGGTGTCGCCGAGCCGGGCCCGGACCAGTGCGCCGTCCTGGGTGGACGGGATTCTGAGCCGGGCCGTGCCGGTCCCGCTCGGCAGCGGCACGGTGAGGATCACGCCGTGCGCCGCCTGTTGCGGGGTGAGCGTTATGGGGATCTCTTGCGAGGACACCGGTTGCTCCCAGAGGTCATGGTGGTGGTGAACCTGGTGGTGACGAACCCTCACGGATTGTGCCCGCTGCACGCTGGGTGACGCAGGCGTTCCGCCGCTCCAGGTAGTGCACGAGTGCCTCACGGGCGTCCGGAACGAACTCCTCCGTCAACTCCCGTGCGGCGCCCGCCTCGTACGTCTCTCCCACCTCGACGGCGCCGCCCACCATCCAGTTCAGCCGCCCCGGGAAGCGGGACACGCCCTCCGGGCGCCGGTGCAGGAGGATCCGGCCGTCGGCGTCGCGGCAGACAACCGTCGCGACGCGGTGCGGCCAGCCCCGGCGTATCGCCTCGGCCCGCTCCACCACCGCCACCACGTTGTCCCGCCCATCGACCCGCTCGACCAGTTCGCCCATGAGACCGACGATGACAGACGGGTCTGACAACGGGCCTACGCCGGCTCGACGAACGCCCGCGTCAGGTGCGCCGTCGCCAGCAGCGCCCCGCGTTCCACCGCCCGCGCCAGCAGCTCCTCCCGCGAGGCCCGCGCCACGGCCCGGTCGCGTTCGTGGGAGTACGCGACGGCCGGACTGCCCAACTGCACGGCATGCACCAGCACATCACCGGTGACCAGCACGTCCCGCGCCCCGCCCGGCTGCTCCACCAGCACCGACTGGTGCCCCGGCGTGTGTCCCGGCGTCGGCAGCAGGGTCAGACCCGGGGCGAGCCGGTGCCGGCCGTCCACCTCGTGCAGCTGCCCGGCGGCGCGCAGCGGGGCCACCGCCCAGTCCCAGACCGGGTCCGCCCGGTCCAGCGCCTCGACCTCCGCCCGCTGTACGAGGTACCGCGCCGCAGGGAAGTACGGCTCGCCGGATTCCCCCAGCGTCCAGCCCGTATGGTCCTCGTGCAGATGCGTCAGCACCACAGCGGAGACGTCGGCCACGGCGATCCCCGCCTCGGCCAGGGCCGCCGGGAGCCGCCCCGGCACCGGGGCCCAGCCGGCCGCCGGGCCGTGCGCCGGGCCGACCCCCGCGTCGACCAGGACCCAGCTCCCGCAGGGCCGGGCGATCGCGAAGCACCGGAAGTCCAGCCGCCAGGACCCGTCCGGGCCGGCCGCGCCGGGGTCGAGGCGGGCGGCCCGCGCCCAGTCCCGCGTACGGGCGCCCGGGAAGGCGACGGCGGCCGCTTCGAAGAAGGTCCCGGTGGCGTCGAGGAGCGCAACCACCTGCCCGTACCTGTCCATTCGCCTATTGTGCGCGGTATGACGAACGAAGTGGATCAGCCCGCGCCCCTGGAGCCCATGCCCACCGACTGGGAGCGCGCCCTGGCCGTGGTCGCCCACCCCGACGACCTCGAGTACGGCTGCGCGGCGGCCATCGCGGACTGGACGGACGGCGGCCGGGAGGTCGTGTACCTCCTCGCCACGCGCGGCGAGGCCGGCATCGACACCATCGCCCCCGAGGAGTGCGGCCCGCTGCGCGAGGCCGAGCAGCGGGCCAGCGCGGCCGTCGTGGGGGTCTCGGAGGTGGAGTTCCTCGACCACCGCGACGGTGTCATCGAGTACGGCCTCGGACTGCGCCGGGACATCGCGGCGGCCATCCGCAGGCACCGCCCCGAGCTGGTGATCACCCTCAACCACCGCGACACCTGGGGCGGTCAGGGCGGCGGGGGCTACTGGAACACCCCCGACCACCAGGCCGTCGGCCGGGCCACGCTGGACGCGGCCGGCGACGCCGGGAACCGGTGGATCTTCCCCGAACTCATCGCCGAGCAGGGCCTGGAGCCGTGGAACGGGGTGCGCTGGGTCGCGGTGGCCGGCTCCGCAACGCCGACGCACGCGGCCGATGCCGGGCCGGGGCTGGAGCGCTCGGTGAAGTCCCTGATGGAGCACAAGGCGTACATCGAGGTCCTCACCGACCAGGACCCGGAGGAGTACTGCCGCACCTTCCTCACGGGCAACGCGCGGCAGGCGGCGGCCCGCTTCGGCGGCAAGCCGGCGGTTGCGTTCGAGGTCTTCCCGCGCTGAGCGGCACCCCGTAAGGTCTGACGACTTGTCAGACCATCGGGGAGGGGCGGTTCGGAATTGATCGACACCGTGTCCACGGAGATCGCGGAAGGTGAGGAACGGATCCGCCTGGAGGTCGCGGACGGGATCGCGGTCCTCACCCTCTGCCGCCCGGACAAGCTCAACGGCTGGAGCTGGGAGTCCACCCGCCAGCTGGGCCTGCTGGCGGACCGGATCCGCTTCGACCCGGACGTACGGGTGGTCCTGCTGCGGGCGGAGGGGCGGGCCTTCTGCGCGGGCATCGACGTCACCGCCCCGGGCGGCGCGATCACCGGGGCCTCGGCCGCCGAGCGCACCCGCAACTACTACGAGGGCATCCGCTGGGTCCACGAACGCTTCGCGGTGCTCTCCCGGCTTCCGCAGCCGGTGGTGGCGGCGGTGCAGGGCTACTGCCTGGGCTTCGGCTTCGAACTGGCGCTGATGGCGGACGTCCGGGTGGCGGCGCAGGACGCGGTGTTCGCGCTGCCGGAGGCCCGGCTGGGGGTGGCGGTGGACGCGGGCGGCGACCTGCGCGTGGCCCGCGAGGCGGGGGCGGGCTGGGCGAAGCTCCTGGCCCTGACGGGTCGGCGCATCGACGCGGCGACGGCGGAGCGGCTGAGGCTCGTGCAGCTGGTGGTGCAGGTGGGGGAGCTGGAGGGGGTGGCCCGGGGGGTGGTGGCGGAGATCGCCGCAAACGCCCCGCTGGCGGTGCAGGGCATCAAGCGCGGCATCGACGCCTATGCCGACGCGGCGCTGCCGGCCGCGCTGGACCGCGTCGCGATGACGGCGGCCCTGACGCTGACGTCGGAAGACTCCCGCGAAGGCTACGCCGCCCAGGCGGCCCGCACCCCGCCCCACTTCAGGGGCGCCTGACCCCGCCCGGCGGCCGGGCCGGCCGGGCGTAGCGGCGTTCGGGCTGAAGCCCCTGGGGCTCCGCCCCAGACCCCGCGCCTCAAACGCCGGCGAGGCTGAACTGCCCCGCCCCCGGCAACGGTGCCGCACCGGGCCCGGTTCCGGTGGCCGGACCGCCGGGTCGGCTCAGCCGCGGCGGCGGCTCGGCGGCGGCTCGGCGGGGTCCTCCGGGGGATCCGGCAGGGCCAGGCACAACGCGTCCAGCGCCGCCGCGAACGCGTGGTCCGGCGGGGTGCCGTAGCCGATGACCAGGCCGTCGC
This genomic window contains:
- a CDS encoding transglycosylase SLT domain-containing protein translates to MPAKAKHRRPKQHPIARRLAFAGTGGAALALPLISTTTAGAAVTQPAKIASVTAVTPASAPAVAPTAEKAAAPLTYSVIGGDTLSKIAVEHSVSGGWQALYEANRSSIGSNPSIIQPGLKLKLGTAAKAAAARATATAAKPAAATTYANNLDGWIRQSLDVMAKHGIPGSYNGIHRNVMRESSGNPLAINNWDSNAAAGIPSKGLLQVIDPTFRAYHVPGTSTDSYDPVANITAACNYAAARYGSIDNVNGPY
- a CDS encoding S-(hydroxymethyl)mycothiol dehydrogenase; translation: MTHRVRGVIARSKGAPVETTTILVPDPGPGEALVRVQACGVCHTDLHYREGGINDEFPFLLGHEAAGIVESVGPDVTSVAPGDFVVLNWRAVCGTCRACKRGRPWYCFNTHNATQPMTLEDGTPLSPALGIGAFAEKTLVAAGQCTKVDPAASPAAAGLLGCGVMAGLGAALNTGNVGRGDSVAVIGCGGVGNAAIAGARLAGASRIIAVDLDDRKLEWARGLGATHTVNGRTEDVVKAIQALTGGNGADVVIEAVGRPETYQQAFYARDLAGTVVLVGVPTPQMKLELPLLDVFGRGGALKSSWYGDCLPERDFPLLIDLYLQGRLDLDAFVSETIRLDGVEEAFARMERGEVLRSVVEF
- a CDS encoding response regulator transcription factor, which encodes MIRVLLAEDQGMMRGALALLLGLEEDIEVVAQVAAGDEIVPAALEARPDVALLDIELPGRSGLDAAADLRSRCPDCRVLILTTFGRPGYLRRAMEAGAAGFLVKDGPVEELAAAIRRVLAGETVIDPALAAAALSAGPNPLTARERDVLNAAVDGATVADIAAKVFLSESTVRNYLSSAIGKTGTRNRMEAVRAARRQGWL
- a CDS encoding alpha/beta fold hydrolase; its protein translation is MTSDRSYRQPGVVLTDHRFTVPLDHAHPEGESIELYAREVVATGKDPETLPWLLYLEGGPGFGARRFVGRQAWLERALREYRVLLLDQRGTGRSTPVSRQTLPLRGTPERQAAYLAHFRTDSIVRDCEAIRPRFTGGAPWTVLGQSFGGFCTTNYLSTAPEGLTAALITGGLPSLDATADEVYRAAYPRIERKNLAHYARYPMDVERARRIAAHLAESPAELPGGHRLTVEAFQSLGILLGTGDGSHQLHYLLEDAFVPTPAGSALSDAFLEGVRAQLSFAGHPLYALIHESIYAQDPAVPTGWAAERVRPEHPRFDAAKALAGDEPLLFTGETVHPWHFTTDPALAPLRETAELLAARTGWEPLYDPDRLAANEVPVAAAVYHDDMYVDTVHSLRTARAIRGLRTWVTDEFEHDGVRAGGTRVLDRLLALARDEA
- a CDS encoding LysR substrate-binding domain-containing protein is translated as MLDVRRLRLLRELARRGTIAAVAEALAFSPSAVSQQLGVLEREAGLPLLERTGRRVRLTPAGEGLVRHAEAVLERLEQAEADLAEARSGLAGALRIGSFPTATRAIVPAALVNLARRHPGLEPMVSETDPAAVAHALRAGDLDVALVHEYDFVPAPQEPGLTTEPLYGEAMYLAAPAAPAAPAASPAPLGTPASPGTPGAPDGAGSGQRAVLRTHAQAPWIMATPGTLCHAMTVRACQAAGFTPRVRHQVDEFATVLALVAAGQGVAVVPQLGITGADHGVGLTRLLMERRTMLAYRSGAAAHPAVTAFGAALRTAVPPELATPRAEA
- a CDS encoding dihydrodipicolinate synthase family protein, yielding METRQDTRLSLHGIHVPLITPFTAAGDIAADALEALAHEVLDAGATGIVALGTTAETASLDEGERDLVTDVCARVCRERGALLTVGAGASGTRAAEASLTRLERWPTARAALVTVPAFVRPSAAGALAHFARLVEVSPVPLVVYHIPYRTGQPLDAAQLRALGALPGVAGVKYAAGGIDQDTVALLGELPDGFQVLAGDDAYVSPMLALGATGGILASAHLATARFVELGQAWAAGDVPRARALGHALARLSAAAFAEPNPTVIKAVLHARGRIPTAHVRLPLLPASDAATAEALRVLDGRL
- a CDS encoding NUDIX domain-containing protein, with protein sequence MGELVERVDGRDNVVAVVERAEAIRRGWPHRVATVVCRDADGRILLHRRPEGVSRFPGRLNWMVGGAVEVGETYEAGAARELTEEFVPDAREALVHYLERRNACVTQRAAGTIREGSSPPGSPPP
- a CDS encoding AraC family transcriptional regulator encodes the protein MVAGRTDGQRVSAWRPHVPGVVEVFHARFTEHAYPMHVHDVWTLLIVDDGAVRYDLDRHERGTPGDTVSLLPPQVAHNGSPATSHGFRKRVLYLDLTQLDEGLIGAAVDGPDLVDPLLRRRVARLHTALADRGDELEAQSRLALIRERLHTHLRPRLVTRPQRPDRGVAHRLRELLDERLHQGVTLDEAASLLGGQPPGEVAVAAGFYDQSHLSRHFKRLVGTTPGRFAR
- a CDS encoding MBL fold metallo-hydrolase — its product is MDRYGQVVALLDATGTFFEAAAVAFPGARTRDWARAARLDPGAAGPDGSWRLDFRCFAIARPCGSWVLVDAGVGPAHGPAAGWAPVPGRLPAALAEAGIAVADVSAVVLTHLHEDHTGWTLGESGEPYFPAARYLVQRAEVEALDRADPVWDWAVAPLRAAGQLHEVDGRHRLAPGLTLLPTPGHTPGHQSVLVEQPGGARDVLVTGDVLVHAVQLGSPAVAYSHERDRAVARASREELLARAVERGALLATAHLTRAFVEPA
- a CDS encoding PIG-L deacetylase family protein: MTNEVDQPAPLEPMPTDWERALAVVAHPDDLEYGCAAAIADWTDGGREVVYLLATRGEAGIDTIAPEECGPLREAEQRASAAVVGVSEVEFLDHRDGVIEYGLGLRRDIAAAIRRHRPELVITLNHRDTWGGQGGGGYWNTPDHQAVGRATLDAAGDAGNRWIFPELIAEQGLEPWNGVRWVAVAGSATPTHAADAGPGLERSVKSLMEHKAYIEVLTDQDPEEYCRTFLTGNARQAAARFGGKPAVAFEVFPR
- a CDS encoding DUF2000 domain-containing protein, which produces MNTDTDTDTDTKTDTGSGTAPVRFDTKIAVLLREDLETWQRLNVTAFLVSGLGSERPEVIGEPYADADGTPYLPMFRQPVLVFEGTKETLAAAHGRALSRSLPLAVFTSGLFATGNDRDNRAAVRAVGRERLDLVGIAVHGPRNAVDKVLKGARMHP
- a CDS encoding enoyl-CoA hydratase/isomerase family protein, with protein sequence MIDTVSTEIAEGEERIRLEVADGIAVLTLCRPDKLNGWSWESTRQLGLLADRIRFDPDVRVVLLRAEGRAFCAGIDVTAPGGAITGASAAERTRNYYEGIRWVHERFAVLSRLPQPVVAAVQGYCLGFGFELALMADVRVAAQDAVFALPEARLGVAVDAGGDLRVAREAGAGWAKLLALTGRRIDAATAERLRLVQLVVQVGELEGVARGVVAEIAANAPLAVQGIKRGIDAYADAALPAALDRVAMTAALTLTSEDSREGYAAQAARTPPHFRGA